The following are from one region of the Stigmatella ashevillena genome:
- the tssM gene encoding type VI secretion system membrane subunit TssM yields MKAALLIAVLVALGWGAVFKLGLPPWTGLVLTGLGAVFLAVRIWIRRRRARKAAAKKIEEDITAQADEQARTVRPDLQPEIQAMKAEFSRAVASLKTSKLARGGRDALAVLPWYLIIGPPGTGKSTALRNSGLKFPYLSSRGSGGVRGVGGTRNCDWWLTNEAVFLDSAGRYTTGDEDREEWFAFLDILGRNRPSRPINGLIVTVSVSDLMGTDPQAAGTLGQRIRERVDEVTTRLKVVVPIYVMVTKCDLLPGFVEMFADLPRSERGQIWGFTAPLSTQQEAPSELLLSRFDELTSVLEHRSIRRIGQERRLETRERIHQFPLRFDALRKSLTEFIQPLFMESVFQDTPVMRGLYFTSGTQDVRIAERQVTGGASEVFGVNRAPAETVEGRSFFLWDVFNKVMFQDQKLAVRSSMEELRLRKQRFTLAVACMATAALVLVLPLVSYFQNLMMVRSIRDTIVSVKLEENDDIRRVEELTPLQQQIKRLHHYQVDGEPFWLRMGMYQGNNLFPLAQTFYNDQLKGILLGRQHGRIKQSLKLFAENQDRPDWKPSSELYGRNMDDLKMYLLITYPRSPREPELDAAHQSWLVWQIVGHWRGIRGTDRDVLLEETIARHAETYIEMLAVDPRRLGFVRDDGLVRGTRRALNRVPLATLHLEQLMAEASREYPDLTLSDIVGAVPEMRAARKVRGAFTRRAWEEMLRRQLDEAFQDTQAWVLNRDSKEDQADLQAELRTRYYQKYIEEWTEFLFSIRIEEPHDIDQTERMLTSLTRGKPPPFGKLFRAVAHNVQLSTPKEAGGKDIKALIERTLKGDSTQERDSNRLINLRDGKGETELMPEDVANSFGGLVRFATKTQSTEDKEEQVTQLDYYQDQLTLVLNTILDVKEKPAESGLLMERTKSVRKDVELLIGSQEGNQALFARLLLPPIRDVKIIVTEGVSRTKSNLWCSEVTRHFMGVMGRRYPFVKDSLEDAPLAELAEFLRPSNGLVSRFIQNQLKEDLLANGRRWQLAPSSVSMYRDDLPIYLERLNALSTALFPGDEVQPLVRFQIKVRAGTSPGSDSSDIASVKFTLDGTEVLYRNGPDNVWQRLIWPGQAGELGASLQVINSKGHMSEISQPGEWGLFRLLERVKKIEPSPDGRFFTATWEIEEFNGAQVSVDIRPERLAHPFFGASGSQSMKLMQLFRDPRVLPPQGIARNLKGCPEAEMLGSRMP; encoded by the coding sequence ATGAAGGCCGCGCTGCTTATCGCGGTGCTGGTGGCCCTGGGGTGGGGCGCGGTGTTCAAGCTGGGCTTGCCGCCCTGGACGGGTCTTGTCCTCACGGGGTTGGGAGCGGTCTTCCTGGCCGTACGGATCTGGATCCGCCGCCGCCGTGCGCGCAAGGCGGCGGCGAAGAAGATCGAGGAGGACATCACCGCTCAGGCGGATGAGCAGGCGCGCACGGTACGGCCGGACCTTCAGCCTGAAATCCAGGCCATGAAGGCCGAGTTCTCCCGGGCCGTGGCCTCGCTGAAGACCTCCAAGCTCGCCCGGGGAGGGCGGGACGCACTCGCGGTGCTGCCCTGGTATTTGATCATCGGCCCGCCAGGGACGGGCAAGAGCACGGCCCTGCGCAACTCCGGGTTGAAGTTCCCCTACCTGTCCAGCCGCGGCAGCGGGGGCGTCCGCGGCGTGGGCGGTACCCGGAACTGCGACTGGTGGCTCACCAACGAGGCCGTGTTCCTGGACTCTGCGGGTCGCTACACCACCGGGGACGAAGACCGGGAAGAGTGGTTCGCCTTCCTCGACATCCTGGGACGCAACCGCCCCAGTCGGCCCATCAATGGGTTGATCGTCACGGTGAGCGTGAGCGACCTGATGGGCACCGACCCGCAGGCGGCCGGTACCTTGGGGCAGCGCATCCGCGAGCGGGTGGACGAGGTGACGACGCGGCTCAAGGTCGTGGTGCCCATCTATGTGATGGTCACCAAGTGCGACTTGCTCCCGGGGTTCGTGGAGATGTTCGCGGATCTCCCGCGCTCCGAGCGTGGTCAGATCTGGGGCTTCACCGCCCCGTTGTCGACCCAGCAGGAGGCTCCCTCGGAGCTGCTGCTCAGCCGCTTCGATGAGCTGACCTCCGTGCTGGAGCACCGGTCCATCCGGCGCATCGGACAGGAGCGACGGCTGGAGACGCGCGAGCGGATTCACCAGTTCCCCCTGCGGTTCGACGCCCTCCGAAAGAGCCTGACGGAGTTCATCCAGCCGCTGTTCATGGAGAGCGTGTTCCAGGACACGCCCGTGATGCGCGGGCTCTACTTCACCAGTGGCACGCAGGACGTGCGCATCGCCGAGCGCCAGGTCACGGGCGGGGCTTCCGAGGTCTTCGGCGTCAACCGCGCGCCCGCGGAGACCGTGGAGGGACGGAGCTTCTTCCTCTGGGACGTCTTCAACAAGGTGATGTTCCAGGACCAGAAGCTCGCGGTGCGCAGCTCCATGGAGGAGCTCCGTCTGCGCAAGCAGCGCTTCACGTTGGCGGTGGCCTGCATGGCCACCGCGGCGTTGGTGCTGGTCCTGCCCCTGGTGTCCTACTTTCAGAACCTCATGATGGTGCGCAGCATCCGGGACACCATCGTCTCCGTGAAGCTGGAAGAGAACGACGACATCCGACGCGTCGAGGAGCTGACGCCGCTTCAGCAGCAGATCAAGCGGCTCCACCACTACCAGGTGGACGGCGAGCCGTTCTGGCTGCGGATGGGCATGTACCAGGGGAACAACCTCTTCCCCTTGGCGCAGACCTTCTACAACGACCAGCTCAAGGGAATTCTCCTGGGCCGTCAGCACGGCCGCATCAAGCAGTCCCTGAAGCTGTTCGCCGAGAACCAGGATCGCCCCGATTGGAAGCCGAGTTCGGAGCTGTACGGCCGCAACATGGACGATCTGAAGATGTACCTGCTCATCACCTATCCGCGCAGTCCGCGAGAGCCTGAGCTGGATGCGGCCCACCAGTCCTGGTTGGTCTGGCAGATCGTCGGACATTGGAGAGGCATCCGGGGAACCGACCGCGATGTGCTGCTGGAGGAGACCATCGCCCGGCATGCGGAGACGTACATCGAGATGCTGGCCGTGGATCCGAGGCGGCTGGGGTTCGTGCGGGACGATGGACTCGTGCGCGGGACCCGTCGTGCCCTCAATCGCGTGCCGCTGGCGACCCTGCACCTTGAGCAACTCATGGCCGAGGCCTCACGCGAGTATCCAGACCTCACCCTGAGCGACATCGTGGGCGCGGTTCCCGAGATGAGGGCCGCGCGCAAGGTGCGGGGCGCCTTCACCCGCAGGGCCTGGGAGGAGATGCTGAGAAGGCAGCTGGATGAGGCGTTCCAGGACACGCAGGCCTGGGTGCTCAACCGGGACTCCAAGGAGGACCAGGCGGACCTGCAGGCCGAGCTGCGGACGCGTTACTACCAGAAGTACATCGAGGAGTGGACCGAGTTCCTCTTCTCCATCCGCATCGAAGAGCCCCACGACATCGATCAGACCGAGCGCATGCTGACGAGCCTCACCCGAGGCAAGCCACCCCCCTTCGGGAAGCTTTTCCGGGCCGTGGCGCACAACGTCCAGCTCTCCACGCCGAAGGAGGCGGGCGGCAAGGACATCAAGGCGCTGATCGAGCGGACCCTCAAGGGGGACTCCACGCAGGAGCGGGATTCCAATCGGCTGATCAACCTCCGCGATGGAAAGGGCGAAACGGAACTTATGCCCGAGGACGTGGCGAACAGCTTTGGAGGGCTCGTTCGGTTCGCCACGAAGACCCAGTCCACGGAGGACAAGGAAGAGCAGGTCACTCAGCTCGACTATTACCAGGACCAGCTCACGCTGGTGCTCAACACCATCCTGGATGTGAAGGAGAAGCCGGCCGAGTCCGGGCTTCTGATGGAGCGCACCAAGTCCGTCCGGAAGGACGTCGAGCTGCTCATCGGCTCTCAGGAAGGCAATCAGGCCCTGTTTGCAAGGCTCCTCCTGCCGCCCATCCGGGATGTGAAGATCATCGTCACCGAAGGGGTGTCCCGGACGAAGAGCAATTTGTGGTGCTCCGAGGTGACCCGGCACTTCATGGGCGTGATGGGACGCCGGTATCCCTTCGTCAAGGACTCGCTGGAGGATGCGCCGCTGGCGGAGCTGGCCGAGTTCTTGCGGCCCTCCAACGGCCTGGTGAGCCGGTTCATTCAAAACCAACTGAAGGAAGATCTGCTGGCCAATGGGCGGCGGTGGCAACTGGCGCCGAGTTCCGTGAGCATGTACCGCGACGATCTCCCCATCTACCTGGAGCGGCTCAACGCCCTGTCGACCGCGCTGTTCCCTGGGGATGAGGTGCAGCCGCTCGTCCGGTTCCAAATCAAAGTCCGGGCGGGAACCTCCCCGGGTTCCGACTCTTCGGACATTGCTTCCGTCAAGTTCACCCTGGATGGCACCGAGGTGCTCTACCGCAATGGTCCCGACAATGTCTGGCAGCGGCTCATCTGGCCAGGGCAGGCCGGAGAGCTGGGGGCCAGCCTTCAAGTCATCAACTCGAAGGGGCACATGTCGGAGATCAGCCAGCCGGGTGAGTGGGGCCTGTTCCGGTTGCTGGAGCGCGTGAAGAAGATCGAGCCCAGTCCGGATGGGCGCTTCTTCACGGCCACCTGGGAGATTGAAGAGTTCAATGGCGCCCAGGTCTCCGTCGACATCCGGCCCGAGCGTCTGGCGCATCCCTTCTTCGGAGCGAGCGGAAGCCAGTCGATGAAGCTGATGCAGTTGTTCCGGGATCCCCGGGTGCTGCCGCCCCAGGGAATCGCCCGGAACCTCAAAGGGTGCCCCGAGGCCGAGATGCTTGGCAGCAGGATGCCCTGA
- a CDS encoding Ig-like domain-containing protein: MKQWHCVTLVFLGVSFLSALAGPDSLGGGSDRYGALKERSAGTANGRHAQGEGASVPEDFDGGEWADLEDPPLKIKVTEAQDRPIPQPGSENQGNVWVNASLKLKLEGFATLGSTVKVKVNTRVARSDIAVSGPVNDEGLGSWIVEIGYPEEDGGVTEFIEGQCYNIEVTANKVGPPSEISSPAFASVRVDNTAPNLVLNTDNVPPSPTNKTEATFVFSASDSIQSVCACSGGTCGNLAVTQCTVDGGFSLCSANTSIKVAVDTGPQLFRVQAIDWAGNLKEVSWPWTVDLAKPSVVIETSLGALTKSKTAVFDFVATDNHVGPVVQCAMDRAQLSDSDLCPSHHEILNVQDGDHRIYVRAKDVAGNYSGVVNHFWRVDSTPPNITINGKPDKDSRLNEAVFTFSSSSPGDVHAVHCALNPKDEKPTEGEFRPCSSSMEDRFPIGEGPHRFVVRARDAAGNESVLDEYSWTVDFAPPSVSIDSSPRELDNSADAVFTFSSEDVDWAKFQCSLAKDGGFFDCNSGQSHRVPDGPRIFRVRAVDKAGNIGTVATYDWVVDTMPPVVSIMFPDALESTRTPLIRGTTEPRSAVRISIGDVLLPDIKAADNGQWTTLSSDLGTDKEYVVSVSAVDEAGNSSGPPVTKPFVVDTKPPTTTIVARPDKVSKDRVAKFEFTASEEGVTYQCNLDKKTFVDCNKTHVTEALLRGPHTLQVKARDKARNEELTPVSWDWEVHVGAPLYPDIAQPADGSEVNTGTPVISGTADPNGVVTVLIDGASHGTASVGVDGTWTFRPGNRLEEGSHSLSGRFTDKDNVNSEEDSPVVHFKVLLPKETGTLSGGAGCSASGLDVAAGAASFWSLLALLGFSRRRRS, translated from the coding sequence ATGAAGCAATGGCACTGTGTGACGCTTGTGTTCCTGGGGGTCAGTTTCCTGTCTGCACTGGCTGGACCGGATTCATTGGGAGGGGGCAGTGATCGGTACGGAGCGCTGAAAGAGCGTTCTGCTGGCACCGCCAACGGTCGTCATGCCCAGGGCGAGGGGGCGAGTGTTCCGGAAGATTTTGACGGGGGGGAGTGGGCAGATCTGGAGGATCCCCCTCTAAAGATAAAGGTAACCGAAGCTCAGGATAGGCCCATTCCACAGCCGGGGAGCGAGAACCAGGGGAACGTTTGGGTAAACGCATCATTGAAGCTGAAGCTCGAAGGGTTTGCGACTTTAGGATCTACTGTCAAGGTGAAGGTTAATACCAGGGTAGCTCGTTCTGATATTGCCGTGAGCGGCCCGGTTAATGATGAAGGCTTGGGCTCGTGGATAGTGGAAATTGGGTATCCAGAGGAAGACGGGGGCGTTACAGAATTCATAGAAGGGCAGTGCTACAACATTGAAGTCACTGCAAACAAGGTGGGTCCTCCGAGTGAAATTTCCAGTCCAGCTTTTGCTTCTGTCCGTGTTGATAACACCGCTCCAAATCTTGTCTTGAACACGGACAATGTTCCGCCTTCGCCGACCAATAAGACTGAGGCGACTTTTGTGTTTTCTGCTTCAGATTCCATCCAATCGGTTTGTGCCTGTAGTGGTGGAACGTGTGGTAATTTGGCGGTGACACAATGCACAGTAGATGGTGGATTTAGCCTCTGTAGTGCTAACACATCTATTAAGGTGGCTGTTGATACAGGCCCGCAGTTGTTCCGCGTTCAGGCAATAGATTGGGCGGGCAACCTCAAAGAAGTGTCCTGGCCTTGGACGGTAGATCTTGCGAAGCCAAGTGTTGTGATCGAGACGAGTCTAGGCGCGCTAACCAAGTCTAAGACAGCTGTGTTTGATTTTGTGGCTACTGATAATCATGTAGGACCGGTGGTACAGTGTGCTATGGATAGAGCGCAGTTAAGTGATTCAGATTTATGCCCCAGTCATCATGAGATACTTAATGTTCAGGACGGCGATCATCGGATTTATGTAAGAGCCAAGGATGTAGCTGGCAATTATTCCGGGGTTGTTAATCATTTTTGGCGCGTTGATTCCACGCCGCCTAATATCACGATCAATGGCAAGCCCGATAAAGACAGTAGGTTGAATGAAGCGGTGTTTACCTTCTCCTCTTCCAGTCCTGGAGATGTGCATGCGGTTCACTGTGCCTTGAATCCCAAGGATGAGAAACCTACTGAGGGGGAATTCCGGCCGTGTTCTAGCTCAATGGAGGATAGATTTCCCATAGGAGAAGGCCCACACAGATTCGTTGTTCGTGCGAGAGATGCTGCTGGCAATGAGAGTGTGTTAGACGAGTATTCGTGGACAGTCGATTTTGCACCGCCATCAGTCAGTATTGATTCGTCTCCCCGAGAATTGGATAACAGCGCTGATGCGGTTTTTACATTCTCTTCGGAGGATGTTGATTGGGCTAAGTTTCAATGTTCTCTGGCTAAAGACGGAGGTTTCTTTGATTGTAACTCTGGGCAGTCCCACAGAGTTCCGGATGGACCGCGAATCTTCCGCGTGAGGGCGGTGGATAAAGCCGGTAACATAGGGACCGTTGCAACTTACGACTGGGTGGTCGATACAATGCCACCTGTGGTGAGTATCATGTTTCCTGATGCATTGGAGTCTACCAGAACCCCGCTCATCAGAGGAACGACCGAGCCCCGGAGTGCTGTGAGAATAAGTATCGGTGATGTGTTGCTCCCCGATATCAAGGCTGCGGATAACGGCCAGTGGACAACGTTGAGTAGTGATCTTGGTACGGATAAAGAATATGTGGTCTCAGTCAGTGCAGTGGATGAGGCAGGAAACTCCAGCGGGCCTCCTGTGACCAAGCCGTTTGTTGTTGATACCAAGCCGCCAACGACAACCATCGTTGCCCGTCCTGATAAGGTGTCCAAGGATCGCGTCGCGAAGTTCGAATTCACAGCGAGCGAAGAGGGCGTCACCTATCAGTGCAACCTCGACAAGAAAACTTTTGTGGACTGTAATAAAACGCATGTCACCGAAGCTCTTCTGAGGGGGCCGCACACCTTGCAGGTTAAGGCCAGGGACAAGGCCAGAAATGAAGAACTTACGCCTGTCTCTTGGGACTGGGAGGTCCATGTCGGTGCCCCCTTGTATCCAGACATCGCTCAGCCTGCGGACGGTTCAGAGGTCAATACAGGAACTCCTGTTATTTCAGGAACGGCCGATCCGAACGGTGTGGTCACCGTTTTGATTGATGGTGCATCGCACGGGACAGCCTCAGTAGGAGTGGACGGGACCTGGACCTTCCGGCCTGGAAATCGCTTGGAAGAGGGAAGTCATTCGCTGAGCGGGAGGTTCACGGATAAGGACAACGTCAACAGCGAGGAGGATTCGCCCGTGGTTCATTTCAAGGTCTTGCTGCCCAAGGAGACAGGGACGCTATCGGGTGGGGCAGGGTGCAGTGCTTCGGGTCTGGATGTCGCTGCAGGGGCCGCCAGTTTCTGGAGCCTGCTCGCGTTGTTGGGGTTTTCCAGACGGCGCCGGTCTTGA
- a CDS encoding OmpA family protein has protein sequence MRRGNSGLFLAFLGLGLTVGVANAAEPGVAELPLERLELNPGAAGSLLLGTGELLPQGELRISTVGQYQNKPIVMTRIGEVNRIVGHRVSAHLAAAYSPWDWLELGAQVPLVAHQGGDDLSGRGFVRPPVYGLSTPVLGVRWGPLSQRNGRWADVALGVGVGLPFGEASGLSSDAGGHVTPQLMLGRRFGWFRVALDTQVLLRKKLSALPNPVFEQAQVGSEVRIGAVAATVGRRLRWELDVRGTVPLADRQNEAQGDSVEFLLGSRYLVNHSMEVFALGGMGIGAALGTPLFRLMVGTAFGSVTPPRLPGESSVNCSTDLEHTAEECPSMDEDQDGVLNGVDRCPYEAGTLERNGCLRRDLDGDGIEDALDACPSEVGAAAWNGCPMPDDDQDGVPNDVDSCPAEAGPPEARGCAKKDRDHDEIEDDVDQCPDQPGEAKLQGCPESDRDGDTIANRFDSCPDAAGKEENHGCPDHELPLVTLSRARFELTGKVLFVPAQPILDPASRSLLDWVVKVIQEHPEFPLIVVGAHTDNRGFASANLQLSQARAVAVRQYLIQKGVAPERLEARGYGDTRPIDNPSTSMGRENNRRVEFHIIWPD, from the coding sequence ATGAGGCGGGGCAATTCTGGGCTGTTCCTGGCGTTTCTGGGGCTCGGGCTGACGGTGGGCGTGGCGAATGCGGCGGAGCCCGGGGTGGCGGAACTCCCCTTGGAGCGATTGGAACTCAATCCGGGGGCGGCAGGGTCCCTGCTGCTGGGAACCGGAGAGCTCTTGCCGCAGGGGGAATTGCGGATCTCCACCGTGGGCCAATACCAGAACAAGCCGATTGTCATGACACGCATCGGCGAAGTGAATCGCATCGTGGGGCACCGGGTGTCCGCGCACCTGGCGGCTGCCTATTCCCCTTGGGATTGGCTCGAACTGGGCGCACAGGTTCCTCTGGTGGCGCACCAGGGGGGAGATGATTTGAGTGGACGGGGGTTTGTCCGGCCTCCGGTCTACGGGCTGTCCACCCCCGTGCTGGGCGTCCGGTGGGGTCCCCTTTCCCAGCGCAATGGCCGATGGGCAGACGTGGCGCTGGGCGTGGGCGTGGGACTTCCTTTCGGAGAGGCCTCGGGGTTGTCCAGCGATGCGGGGGGGCACGTCACTCCCCAACTCATGCTGGGTCGGCGGTTTGGCTGGTTTCGAGTGGCCCTGGATACCCAGGTGCTGCTGCGCAAGAAGCTCAGTGCCCTGCCCAATCCCGTCTTCGAGCAAGCCCAGGTGGGCAGTGAGGTCCGCATCGGCGCCGTCGCCGCCACCGTGGGTCGGCGGCTGCGCTGGGAATTGGATGTGAGGGGCACTGTGCCCCTGGCCGATCGGCAGAACGAGGCGCAGGGCGACTCCGTGGAGTTCCTGCTGGGGTCCCGCTACCTCGTGAATCATTCCATGGAGGTGTTCGCGCTGGGCGGCATGGGCATCGGCGCCGCCCTGGGGACCCCGTTGTTCCGCCTGATGGTGGGGACCGCCTTTGGAAGTGTGACGCCGCCGCGCTTGCCGGGGGAGTCTTCCGTCAACTGCTCCACGGACTTGGAGCACACGGCGGAGGAGTGCCCCAGCATGGACGAAGACCAGGATGGGGTCCTCAACGGGGTGGATCGCTGCCCCTATGAGGCGGGGACCCTCGAGCGCAACGGCTGCCTGCGGCGTGACCTGGACGGTGACGGAATCGAGGATGCGTTGGACGCCTGCCCGAGCGAAGTGGGCGCGGCCGCCTGGAATGGCTGCCCCATGCCCGACGACGATCAAGACGGAGTGCCCAACGACGTGGACTCCTGCCCTGCGGAGGCAGGCCCGCCGGAGGCGCGGGGGTGCGCGAAGAAGGACCGGGATCACGATGAGATCGAGGACGACGTCGATCAGTGCCCCGACCAGCCAGGAGAGGCCAAGCTCCAGGGGTGTCCGGAGTCCGACCGGGATGGAGACACCATTGCGAACCGGTTCGACAGCTGCCCCGATGCGGCCGGGAAGGAAGAGAACCATGGCTGTCCGGACCATGAACTGCCGCTCGTGACGCTCTCCCGGGCCCGCTTTGAGCTGACGGGGAAGGTCCTGTTCGTTCCCGCGCAGCCCATTCTGGACCCCGCCTCGCGCTCCTTGCTGGACTGGGTGGTGAAGGTGATTCAGGAGCACCCGGAGTTTCCCCTGATCGTCGTGGGAGCTCACACGGACAACCGGGGCTTTGCTTCCGCCAACCTGCAACTGTCACAGGCCCGCGCGGTGGCGGTGCGCCAGTACCTCATCCAGAAGGGCGTGGCGCCGGAGAGGCTGGAGGCCCGGGGCTACGGAGACACACGGCCCATCGACAACCCCAGCACGTCGATGGGCCGGGAGAACAACCGCCGGGTGGAGTTCCACATCATTTGGCCCGATTAG
- the tssK gene encoding type VI secretion system baseplate subunit TssK produces the protein MKPPQRVVWSEGMFMSPQHMQQQDLYHETLLEARLAALLPYTWGVVSQEFDMEALRAGQVQLLRFSGVLPDGLPITFERGQEEAPAARLVEGHFPAVEHTLDVYLGIPKERNGVESYGVNGRVGASPRFSPKNQPISDLHASTSVIPVAFAQRNVRLLFESETRDDFDAIKIAELARDKSGNLVLVDHYIPPCLRIDASPYLTNELRLLLRLLIGKQRTIASRRRHRDASALEFTASDVTLFLELNTLNGIIPFLSHALEAGNLRPQELYLMLSRCAGQLCTFAPDADPSTLPSFQFTHLHATFGELFRRINELMRNVALEQCLTVAMELGSDRIFRGSLSDERLDRCGQFFLTVRSELPENLVAEQLPKLIKVASGSEIRNVVHAASPGVPIKVTYRPPPEIPLQPGTSYFVLSVQDGYWKNAMRERNVALYLPQPFEVSRTSIELLAVPMVGR, from the coding sequence ATGAAGCCCCCACAGCGGGTGGTCTGGTCGGAGGGGATGTTCATGAGTCCCCAGCACATGCAGCAGCAGGACCTGTACCACGAGACCCTGCTGGAGGCGCGCCTTGCCGCGCTCTTGCCCTACACCTGGGGCGTGGTGTCCCAGGAGTTCGACATGGAGGCATTGCGCGCTGGGCAGGTTCAGTTGCTGCGCTTCTCGGGCGTGCTGCCGGATGGTCTGCCCATCACCTTCGAGCGGGGGCAGGAAGAGGCGCCCGCGGCCCGGTTGGTCGAGGGGCACTTTCCGGCCGTGGAGCACACGCTGGACGTCTACCTGGGCATTCCCAAGGAGCGCAATGGCGTGGAGAGCTACGGGGTCAATGGCCGGGTGGGAGCCAGCCCGCGCTTCAGCCCCAAGAACCAGCCCATCAGCGACCTGCATGCCTCGACCTCGGTCATCCCGGTGGCGTTCGCCCAGCGGAACGTCCGGTTGCTCTTCGAGAGCGAGACGCGGGACGACTTCGATGCCATCAAGATCGCCGAGCTGGCCCGGGACAAGTCCGGAAACCTGGTGCTCGTTGACCACTACATTCCGCCTTGCCTGCGCATCGATGCCTCGCCCTATCTGACGAACGAGCTGCGGCTCCTGTTGCGCCTGCTGATTGGCAAGCAGCGCACCATTGCCTCCCGGCGGAGGCACCGCGACGCCTCGGCGCTCGAGTTCACCGCTTCGGACGTCACGCTGTTCCTGGAGTTGAACACGCTCAACGGCATCATCCCGTTCCTCTCCCATGCGCTGGAGGCGGGAAACCTGAGGCCGCAGGAGCTGTACCTGATGCTGAGCCGGTGCGCGGGACAGCTGTGCACCTTTGCCCCGGACGCGGATCCCTCCACGCTCCCGTCCTTCCAGTTCACGCACTTGCACGCCACCTTCGGGGAGTTGTTCCGCCGCATCAACGAGCTGATGCGCAACGTGGCGCTGGAGCAGTGCCTCACGGTGGCCATGGAGCTGGGAAGCGACCGGATCTTCCGGGGGTCTCTCTCGGACGAGCGGCTGGACCGGTGCGGCCAGTTCTTCCTCACCGTGCGCAGCGAGCTGCCGGAGAACCTGGTGGCCGAGCAGCTTCCCAAGCTGATCAAAGTGGCCAGCGGTTCAGAGATCCGCAACGTGGTCCACGCGGCTTCTCCTGGGGTGCCCATCAAGGTGACCTACCGCCCCCCGCCCGAGATTCCGCTGCAGCCGGGAACCTCGTACTTCGTGCTCTCCGTCCAGGATGGCTACTGGAAGAACGCCATGCGGGAGCGGAACGTGGCCCTCTACCTGCCTCAGCCCTTCGAAGTCAGCCGTACCAGCATCGAACTGCTTGCCGTGCCGATGGTGGGCCGCTGA
- the tssJ gene encoding type VI secretion system lipoprotein TssJ has translation MSKACAVGVQEDHNVVARRLPGLIGFCLLLLACSSCAGKQLAACAEPPPFYLHLEAADRVNPDPRGRSMPTVVQLFQLKDTLRVEQASFQKLWNKPEALLEEDLLQVAEFTVPPNQSIGRWIQRDPQARYVAVMGLFRQPLGYAWRTLTVLPTVSKSQCGQQPEAERGLPRSTDEQLRFKLQGYQIDLLKTGPSQGRGRTFEDPNPSEQPPFRRKT, from the coding sequence ATGTCGAAAGCCTGTGCAGTGGGGGTACAGGAGGATCACAACGTCGTTGCGCGGAGGCTGCCCGGGCTTATCGGGTTTTGCCTGCTGCTGTTGGCTTGCTCGTCATGCGCGGGCAAGCAGCTTGCGGCGTGCGCGGAGCCTCCACCGTTCTATTTGCATCTCGAGGCTGCGGATCGGGTCAATCCAGATCCACGTGGGCGCTCCATGCCCACGGTGGTGCAGCTCTTCCAACTCAAAGACACCCTCCGGGTGGAGCAAGCCAGCTTTCAGAAGTTATGGAATAAGCCGGAAGCGTTGCTGGAAGAGGATCTCCTCCAGGTGGCTGAATTCACCGTGCCCCCCAACCAATCGATCGGACGGTGGATTCAGCGCGACCCCCAGGCCCGGTACGTGGCGGTGATGGGATTGTTTCGGCAACCTCTGGGCTATGCGTGGCGCACGTTGACGGTGTTGCCCACCGTCTCCAAGAGCCAATGTGGCCAGCAGCCCGAGGCAGAGCGGGGGCTCCCCCGGTCCACGGATGAGCAGCTCCGCTTCAAGTTGCAAGGCTATCAGATTGATCTTCTGAAAACGGGGCCCTCCCAAGGGAGAGGGCGGACCTTCGAAGATCCGAATCCAAGCGAACAACCGCCATTCCGGAGGAAGACATGA
- a CDS encoding DotU family type IV/VI secretion system protein: protein MDRVNEATKDCFDVIIQLRQAEAAMVPPPEALNHRLRGVVDEVLRRAATLGFSHQDAQDMAYALVALIDETVLGKPEQYRQFWMSNPLQLHYFDENVAGDGFFDRLAGIRKDSHRVEVLRVYYLCLLFGFQGHFRIRGGELELLTLIDAVQKDLERASPFDFDVLSPHGERPSERLASAKRRASLLTMSMGSVALALLIYGGLYLSLDRNVSTMVHEIELHLASITKEQS, encoded by the coding sequence ATGGACCGCGTCAATGAAGCCACGAAGGATTGCTTCGACGTCATCATCCAGTTGCGTCAGGCGGAGGCGGCCATGGTGCCCCCGCCTGAAGCCCTGAACCACCGTCTCCGCGGGGTGGTGGACGAGGTGCTCCGCCGTGCCGCCACGCTGGGCTTCAGCCATCAGGATGCGCAGGACATGGCCTATGCCCTGGTCGCGCTCATCGACGAGACGGTGCTCGGAAAGCCCGAGCAATATCGCCAGTTCTGGATGAGCAACCCCCTGCAGCTCCACTACTTCGACGAGAACGTGGCGGGTGACGGGTTCTTCGACCGGTTGGCGGGGATTCGCAAGGATTCGCACCGGGTGGAGGTGCTGCGGGTCTACTACCTCTGCCTGCTGTTCGGCTTCCAGGGCCACTTCCGTATTCGAGGGGGCGAGCTGGAGTTGCTCACGCTCATCGACGCCGTGCAGAAAGATCTGGAGCGGGCCAGCCCCTTCGACTTCGACGTGCTCTCGCCCCATGGAGAGCGGCCCTCGGAGCGTCTGGCCTCCGCGAAGCGGCGTGCCTCGTTGCTGACCATGTCCATGGGCTCCGTGGCCCTGGCGCTGCTCATCTACGGAGGGCTGTACCTGAGCCTGGACCGCAATGTCTCCACGATGGTCCATGAGATCGAACTCCACCTGGCCTCCATCACGAAGGAGCAGTCATGA